In Streptomyces sp. NBC_01707, a genomic segment contains:
- a CDS encoding maleylpyruvate isomerase N-terminal domain-containing protein: MSSTDAYLDAAAQAVTLLGAPEVAACWEKTSALEGMTVSALAGHLAYQVFSVTPALQEPTSQEVTPIPLLEHYARAEWIDAPLDGEVNTGIRAKGEDIASEGARLLLKRARAALAEQQAALPMVRGGSVVFMPQTGWALSLDDFLVTRTMELAVHMDDLAVSVGIATPELSTTAFDPVLTLLVTLAARRHGQVALLRALARAERAPSAINAL; this comes from the coding sequence ATGAGTTCCACAGACGCGTATCTTGACGCTGCGGCCCAGGCGGTGACGTTGCTCGGTGCGCCGGAAGTCGCAGCTTGCTGGGAGAAGACCAGCGCGCTGGAAGGAATGACGGTCAGCGCTCTGGCCGGCCATCTCGCCTACCAGGTCTTCAGCGTGACTCCAGCCCTGCAGGAACCCACGTCACAGGAGGTGACGCCGATCCCGCTTCTCGAGCACTACGCCCGTGCCGAGTGGATCGATGCGCCACTTGACGGCGAGGTGAACACCGGCATTCGGGCGAAGGGTGAGGACATCGCGTCCGAGGGCGCCCGACTGCTGCTGAAGCGCGCCCGCGCGGCACTGGCCGAACAGCAGGCTGCCCTTCCGATGGTTCGGGGTGGCTCGGTCGTGTTCATGCCCCAGACGGGGTGGGCTCTGAGTCTCGACGACTTCCTCGTGACGCGCACGATGGAACTCGCCGTACACATGGACGACCTGGCCGTCAGCGTGGGAATCGCTACGCCGGAACTCTCGACCACCGCATTTGATCCCGTGCTCACGTTGCTGGTCACACTCGCCGCGCGCCGACACGGTCAAGTGGCGCTGCTGCGCGCCCTGGCCCGCGCGGAGCGAGCCCCATCTGCGATCAACGCGCTCTGA
- a CDS encoding FAD-dependent oxidoreductase produces the protein MRKESVHSDVTVVGGGLAGVCAAIAAARLGRTVALIHNRPVLGGNSSSEVRVWVCGATAHGVHRWARETGIMGELYLENQYRNPEGNPYYWDQVVLDAVLAESNLRLFLNTDVRDITAEHGSRIESVTGWTMGAERLTTFTSPVFVDCTGDGLIGYLAGADHRIGRESRAEHGEEWAPPEPDRQLLGSTILFYTKDAGRPVKYVPPSFAKNILDTPIPEHRLIRTGDNGCDYWWVEWGGRLDTVDDNERIRDELWSVIHGIWDHIKNSGRFDAGNLTLEWVGAIPGKREYRRFLGDHVLTQTEVMAQSPFDDRIAFGGWSVDLHPVEGMYAQEPGARQRYSDGVYHIPFRSIYSRNVDNLLFAGRNISATHIAFGSTRVMATCATLGEAAGTGAALCAALGVTPRELHDGQLTLLQQTLLRQDASLMGVPNTDPDDLARAARACASSTLTRLAVEPVPDATTTPLPLDRDLAFVLPVDPRLDDVALLVDVHNATELTIELWDTLRGENAVPARRLISSTVPAPEGKEQWVSAHLPWQPDEPRNAVVIVRADPHAYLHLVDQRRTGVLCLARKLAGESGVDHDIPEENGQAVAEWVARGLRRRSFCFRAGPTRAYDPDKTVGGYQRPFGGPQMWHAGERGEAWLRLDWDAPVEIGAVHLVLDDDVDEYLNNLHRHRTEFEIMPELVRDYRIEVLADGGGWTPVARETGNRRRHRIHRFAPFRTTALRVVVEATNGASEARIVALRAYA, from the coding sequence ATGCGTAAGGAAAGCGTTCACAGCGACGTCACCGTCGTCGGCGGCGGCCTGGCCGGAGTGTGCGCCGCGATCGCTGCCGCCCGGCTGGGCCGTACCGTGGCGCTGATACACAACCGACCGGTGCTGGGGGGCAATTCGAGTAGCGAGGTACGGGTGTGGGTGTGCGGGGCGACTGCCCACGGGGTACACCGCTGGGCCCGCGAGACCGGCATCATGGGCGAGCTGTACCTGGAGAATCAATACCGGAACCCGGAGGGCAATCCCTATTACTGGGACCAGGTCGTCCTGGATGCCGTGCTCGCCGAGTCGAATCTACGACTCTTCCTCAACACTGATGTCCGTGACATCACCGCGGAACACGGAAGCCGGATCGAGTCGGTCACCGGTTGGACCATGGGCGCCGAGAGGCTGACCACGTTCACTTCACCGGTCTTCGTCGACTGTACCGGCGACGGCCTGATCGGCTATCTCGCGGGAGCGGACCATCGCATCGGACGCGAGTCCCGCGCGGAGCACGGCGAGGAGTGGGCGCCGCCGGAGCCCGACCGACAACTGCTCGGCAGCACCATCCTGTTCTATACGAAGGACGCCGGACGCCCGGTGAAGTATGTGCCTCCGTCCTTCGCGAAGAACATCCTGGACACGCCCATTCCCGAGCACCGGTTGATCCGTACCGGTGACAACGGCTGCGACTACTGGTGGGTGGAATGGGGCGGCCGACTCGACACGGTGGACGACAACGAGCGCATCCGCGACGAGCTGTGGTCCGTCATCCACGGGATCTGGGACCACATCAAGAACAGCGGCAGATTCGACGCCGGCAATCTCACTCTGGAGTGGGTCGGAGCCATCCCCGGCAAGCGTGAGTACCGGCGCTTCCTCGGCGACCACGTGCTGACCCAGACCGAGGTGATGGCCCAGAGTCCTTTCGACGACAGGATCGCGTTCGGCGGCTGGTCGGTGGACCTGCATCCGGTCGAGGGCATGTATGCCCAGGAACCAGGTGCCCGTCAGCGCTACTCCGACGGCGTGTACCACATCCCCTTCCGCAGCATCTATTCACGGAACGTCGACAACCTGCTCTTCGCCGGGCGCAACATCTCCGCCACCCACATCGCGTTCGGATCCACCCGGGTCATGGCCACCTGCGCCACCCTCGGCGAGGCCGCAGGAACGGGCGCGGCTCTCTGTGCGGCACTCGGCGTGACACCCCGCGAGCTGCACGACGGACAGTTGACGCTTCTTCAGCAGACCCTGCTCCGACAGGACGCCTCATTGATGGGCGTGCCCAACACCGACCCGGACGACCTTGCCCGCGCGGCACGCGCCTGCGCCTCCAGCACGCTCACCCGGCTCGCCGTGGAGCCGGTGCCCGATGCCACCACCACGCCGTTGCCGCTGGACCGTGATCTCGCCTTCGTGCTTCCCGTCGATCCGCGCCTGGACGACGTGGCACTGCTGGTCGACGTACACAACGCCACCGAGCTGACCATCGAGCTCTGGGACACGCTGCGCGGCGAGAACGCCGTACCCGCCCGCCGTCTGATCTCCAGCACGGTGCCCGCCCCTGAAGGCAAGGAGCAGTGGGTGTCCGCCCATCTGCCCTGGCAACCGGACGAGCCGCGCAACGCCGTCGTGATCGTACGGGCCGATCCGCACGCCTATCTGCACCTCGTCGACCAGCGGCGTACGGGGGTGCTCTGCCTGGCCCGTAAGCTCGCCGGTGAGTCGGGAGTCGACCACGACATCCCGGAGGAGAACGGCCAGGCAGTCGCCGAGTGGGTCGCCCGGGGCCTGCGCCGGCGCAGCTTCTGCTTCCGCGCCGGACCGACCCGGGCGTATGACCCGGACAAGACCGTCGGCGGCTACCAGCGGCCCTTCGGTGGACCGCAGATGTGGCACGCGGGCGAGCGGGGCGAGGCGTGGCTGCGGCTCGACTGGGACGCCCCGGTGGAGATCGGCGCGGTGCACCTCGTGCTCGACGACGACGTGGACGAGTACCTCAACAATCTCCACAGGCATCGAACGGAGTTCGAGATCATGCCGGAGCTGGTCCGTGACTACCGCATCGAGGTACTGGCGGACGGCGGCGGGTGGACGCCGGTCGCCCGGGAGACCGGCAACCGCCGCCGGCACCGGATACACCGGTTCGCCCCGTTCCGGACGACCGCGCTGCGGGTGGTGGTGGAGGCGACGAACGGCGCATCAGAGGCGCGCATTGTGGCGCTGCGCGCCTATGCATGA
- a CDS encoding glycoside hydrolase family 2 TIM barrel-domain containing protein: MTSDGHSVPAWPARPPTADVPLALAATGRVTGTPDSTYDAGDAVGPLPSPDEEIGRLSRPKNTPPAGGTNQGDTADEPAAPAAPALCAPAPDRAGPGHQIPAGRHTTDLGGIWEFTTDPEAAAWDRLPVPGSWDVHDRYADHQGDAWYRRTFDTPRLGAAQVARLHFEAVCYTATVWLGDIRLGTHIGGYTPFEYDVTELLTTDGSANILTVRANNDEAVGAGWLWGGISRPVTLTVDPAVRIERQQVTANPRSADGTAEVTTEVTVSNALDHDRPVRLDGTLTCTEGRALHCGALRAEPPAGRDVTVPARSTKTVRLTTVLPAGSYELWSLDHPTLYRSTVTLSEGDELSYALSDRFGIRRIDILPDGLMLNGERVRTVGFNRVPGDRVHGGTEPLSVIRAEIGHMKRAGADMTRIHHVPQSPDLLDHLDEVGMLNIAEISVWGQEVCLDPERWIPELREMVHRDANHPSICAWSVANEIKGTEEVGRNFVRALIDHTRAELDDSRPLTYVSNTFSEIEGPQDEALQYTDFIAINMYRDYAERLRQLRIHYPDKPVFVSEFSSDGYTFTPARESLEYASRHDDGIPAELSLLPWVIGASRWTFDDYRSRFQGTSVNQLRGWGVQTEWGGLKRSYDQMRVAFAPVGGLLLTSTDSGTRITVVPRSAGELPSRVLRDHRLHWRAVAACGATVAERRVPLPDIAPDGVAFSRDVAWRTEGGLGKEAITERVGLVDPQGYEVAVAEHFLAAPATPCVAQTVAADRALRVVFDHVAGADSYRAEAAEEATGTVTRSRTVHKDGHADITGLLDGTSYRVRVVAVCAAGETASAWRTGITLRADAGPLPPDAQALKPVPGGAVLHWRGAGADRACVIEAADARGGERIRSWTTPLRGFSRIEGLGSGRQVRVRIRALRADGVASAWSEWMETRTL, from the coding sequence ATGACCAGTGACGGCCACTCCGTTCCAGCGTGGCCGGCCCGGCCTCCCACCGCCGACGTGCCCTTGGCCCTAGCCGCCACGGGCCGAGTCACCGGTACTCCGGACAGCACGTACGACGCCGGGGACGCCGTAGGACCTCTGCCGTCCCCCGACGAGGAGATCGGCCGGCTCTCACGCCCGAAGAACACTCCGCCGGCGGGCGGGACGAACCAGGGCGACACCGCCGATGAGCCCGCAGCCCCGGCCGCTCCCGCATTGTGTGCTCCTGCTCCCGATCGTGCCGGGCCCGGGCACCAGATCCCTGCCGGGCGGCACACCACCGACCTTGGGGGAATCTGGGAATTCACGACCGACCCCGAGGCGGCCGCGTGGGACAGGCTGCCCGTACCAGGCAGTTGGGACGTGCACGACAGGTACGCCGACCACCAGGGCGACGCCTGGTACCGAAGGACCTTCGACACACCCCGACTCGGCGCCGCGCAGGTCGCACGGCTCCACTTCGAAGCCGTCTGCTACACCGCGACGGTCTGGCTGGGCGACATCCGGCTCGGTACCCACATCGGCGGATACACGCCCTTCGAGTACGACGTCACCGAGCTGTTGACGACCGACGGCAGCGCCAACATCCTCACCGTCAGGGCCAACAACGACGAGGCTGTCGGCGCCGGCTGGCTGTGGGGAGGAATCTCCCGCCCTGTCACCCTCACCGTCGACCCAGCAGTGCGCATCGAACGGCAGCAGGTCACCGCCAACCCCCGGTCGGCGGACGGCACCGCCGAGGTGACCACGGAGGTCACCGTGTCCAATGCCCTCGATCACGACCGGCCCGTACGCCTCGACGGAACGCTCACCTGTACGGAGGGGCGGGCCCTGCACTGCGGAGCGCTGCGCGCCGAGCCACCCGCCGGCCGGGACGTCACCGTGCCAGCTCGCTCCACGAAGACCGTACGCCTGACAACCGTCCTGCCCGCGGGTTCGTACGAACTGTGGTCACTGGACCACCCGACGCTCTACCGTTCCACCGTCACCCTCAGCGAGGGCGACGAGCTTTCCTATGCCCTCTCCGACCGCTTCGGCATCCGCAGGATCGACATATTGCCGGACGGCCTGATGCTCAATGGCGAACGCGTCCGCACCGTGGGCTTCAACCGCGTCCCCGGCGACCGCGTGCACGGCGGCACCGAGCCGCTGTCGGTCATCCGCGCCGAGATCGGCCACATGAAGCGGGCCGGGGCGGACATGACCCGCATCCACCACGTTCCCCAGTCGCCCGATCTCCTCGACCACCTCGACGAGGTCGGGATGCTCAACATCGCCGAGATCTCCGTCTGGGGGCAGGAAGTCTGCCTCGACCCCGAGCGCTGGATACCCGAACTGAGGGAGATGGTGCACCGGGACGCCAACCACCCCTCCATATGCGCATGGTCCGTGGCGAACGAGATCAAGGGCACCGAGGAAGTGGGCCGGAACTTCGTCAGGGCGTTGATCGACCACACCCGCGCCGAGCTCGACGACTCGCGCCCCCTGACGTATGTCAGCAACACTTTCAGCGAGATCGAGGGCCCGCAGGACGAGGCCCTCCAGTACACCGACTTCATCGCGATCAACATGTACCGGGACTACGCGGAGCGGCTGCGGCAGCTGCGCATTCATTACCCGGACAAGCCGGTCTTCGTCAGCGAGTTCAGCAGCGACGGTTACACCTTCACCCCCGCCCGGGAGAGCCTCGAGTACGCCTCACGCCACGACGACGGAATCCCGGCGGAGCTGTCCCTCCTGCCGTGGGTGATCGGTGCCTCCCGATGGACCTTCGACGACTACCGCAGCCGCTTCCAGGGGACCTCCGTCAACCAGCTGCGCGGGTGGGGCGTGCAGACCGAATGGGGTGGGCTCAAGCGCAGCTACGACCAGATGCGCGTCGCCTTCGCCCCGGTCGGAGGACTGTTGCTGACGTCAACGGACAGCGGCACCCGGATCACGGTCGTCCCGCGGAGCGCGGGCGAGCTGCCCAGCCGCGTTCTGCGCGACCACCGGCTGCACTGGCGTGCGGTGGCCGCCTGCGGCGCCACCGTCGCCGAACGTCGTGTCCCACTGCCGGACATTGCCCCGGACGGCGTGGCCTTCAGCCGGGACGTCGCATGGCGGACGGAGGGAGGACTGGGCAAGGAGGCCATCACCGAGCGCGTGGGGCTGGTCGATCCGCAGGGGTACGAAGTCGCCGTCGCCGAACACTTTCTGGCCGCGCCGGCCACCCCCTGCGTCGCTCAGACCGTTGCGGCTGACCGTGCCCTGCGGGTGGTTTTCGACCATGTGGCGGGAGCCGACTCCTACCGTGCCGAGGCGGCTGAGGAAGCCACCGGCACGGTGACTCGCTCCCGCACCGTCCACAAGGACGGCCACGCCGACATCACGGGTCTGCTGGACGGAACCTCGTACCGGGTGCGCGTCGTCGCCGTTTGCGCGGCGGGCGAGACCGCCTCCGCATGGAGGACCGGGATCACCCTCCGGGCGGACGCCGGACCGCTGCCGCCCGATGCGCAGGCACTGAAGCCGGTGCCGGGGGGTGCCGTTCTCCACTGGCGCGGCGCGGGCGCGGACCGAGCCTGCGTCATCGAGGCAGCCGATGCCCGCGGCGGTGAACGGATCCGCTCCTGGACCACCCCGCTGCGCGGCTTCAGCCGAATCGAGGGTCTGGGCTCCGGGCGCCAGGTGCGGGTCCGTATCCGTGCCCTGCGCGCCGACGGTGTGGCCAGCGCCTGGTCGGAGTGGATGGAGACAAGGACCCTGTAG
- a CDS encoding LacI family DNA-binding transcriptional regulator, whose translation MTEEQQELRRRPTISDVATLAGVSKGAVSRTFNGGKGISTATMARIRAAAAELNWTPSTAARAVGGGPAHAVGMVLRRPTELLELDPFFPAFLAGAENALTSVGYAAVLRFVDDSHTERECYEQMVGERRVDGFLLTDLRHRDPRFEWLSRLGTRAVVAGSPGRTCPFPWVSTGGAEQVRELTRHLIAQGHRNIAHVSGLPSLRHARSRRQLWEDTLVEAGLQPGPVVTGDFTTEGGAQATRELLDRSPRPTAIFYANDLMAIAGLSVLAENGVKVPDEVAVAGFDDISLASYVTPALTTVRCDYRRMGQIAAHTLLAQLRNEDVAPQITIGGELRLRRSTGA comes from the coding sequence GTGACCGAAGAGCAGCAGGAGCTACGCCGGCGGCCGACGATCTCCGATGTCGCCACCCTTGCCGGGGTGTCCAAGGGCGCCGTGTCCCGGACTTTCAACGGGGGCAAGGGCATCAGCACCGCCACCATGGCAAGAATCCGGGCGGCCGCCGCCGAGCTCAACTGGACGCCGAGCACTGCGGCCCGCGCCGTCGGTGGTGGCCCCGCGCACGCCGTGGGGATGGTGTTGCGGCGGCCCACGGAACTCCTCGAACTCGACCCGTTCTTCCCCGCATTCCTGGCCGGTGCGGAGAACGCACTCACGTCGGTGGGGTACGCGGCGGTGCTGCGGTTCGTCGACGACTCCCACACCGAGCGCGAGTGCTACGAACAGATGGTCGGGGAGCGTCGGGTCGACGGATTCCTGCTGACCGACCTGCGCCACCGCGACCCCCGCTTCGAGTGGCTCAGCCGGCTGGGCACCCGCGCCGTGGTCGCCGGATCGCCGGGCCGTACCTGCCCGTTCCCCTGGGTCAGCACCGGCGGCGCCGAACAGGTCCGCGAGCTGACCCGCCACCTGATAGCCCAGGGCCACCGCAACATCGCCCATGTCTCGGGACTCCCGAGCCTGCGCCACGCCCGCAGCCGTCGTCAGCTGTGGGAGGACACCCTGGTCGAAGCGGGTCTCCAGCCCGGCCCCGTGGTCACGGGCGACTTCACCACCGAAGGTGGCGCGCAGGCCACCCGCGAACTGCTCGACCGGTCACCGCGTCCCACAGCGATCTTCTACGCCAACGACCTCATGGCGATCGCCGGGCTGTCCGTACTCGCGGAAAACGGAGTGAAGGTCCCCGACGAGGTGGCCGTGGCCGGGTTCGACGACATCAGCCTGGCGAGCTACGTCACCCCGGCTCTGACCACGGTCCGGTGCGACTACCGCCGGATGGGGCAGATCGCCGCCCACACGCTGCTGGCGCAACTGCGGAACGAGGACGTGGCACCCCAGATCACCATCGGCGGCGAACTGCGGCTGCGGCGCTCCACCGGCGCGTGA
- a CDS encoding ABC transporter substrate-binding protein codes for MRTPWSRLAACCTAGMLAITAGACSSSDSSSDAADGKVTITVTDMPPTTQGTLRKQFTDQVAAFERANPDIVVKPSEAVWDAKTFAARLAGGQLETAFIVPLTEPQGLINRHQIADITDQVKSLPSSDQFDKRALAPGTDAKGHNYGLPTSEFALSLVYNRELFKKAGLDPDDPPKTWDEVRQDAKAISEKTGLPGYAQPTTNNTGGWTLTAMAYTYGGRIEKEEGGKQVAAFNDTPVQQALDWLKALRWQDNSMGTQQLRDAGEIQKSFSAGRIGMMMATPSTYVDHITKYNGDPKIYGVAALPSASRSATMLGGKMAVINPKASPAQREAAVKWIDYYYLRAKHDPAEAGTRAKAEAADGIPVGTPTVPLYQPAVSGPVDEARNEHATVPLENFEPFINGVKQQEFVVEPAVAAQDVYAALDTAVAAVLTRKSADPQAELDKAEKKAVPALERAQR; via the coding sequence ATGAGAACACCATGGTCCAGACTTGCCGCCTGCTGTACCGCGGGGATGCTCGCGATCACCGCGGGGGCCTGCTCGTCCTCGGACTCCAGCAGTGATGCCGCCGACGGCAAAGTGACCATCACGGTGACGGACATGCCCCCGACCACCCAGGGGACATTGCGCAAGCAGTTCACCGACCAGGTGGCTGCCTTCGAGCGTGCGAACCCGGACATCGTTGTCAAGCCGAGTGAAGCGGTGTGGGATGCGAAGACCTTCGCCGCCCGGCTGGCCGGCGGCCAGCTCGAGACGGCGTTCATCGTGCCGCTCACCGAACCCCAGGGACTGATCAACCGCCATCAGATCGCGGACATCACCGACCAGGTGAAATCGTTGCCGAGCTCCGACCAGTTCGACAAGCGCGCGCTGGCACCGGGCACGGACGCCAAGGGTCACAACTACGGCCTGCCCACCAGCGAGTTCGCCCTCTCCCTGGTCTACAACCGGGAACTGTTCAAAAAGGCCGGACTCGACCCGGACGACCCGCCGAAGACCTGGGACGAGGTCCGGCAGGACGCGAAGGCGATCTCGGAGAAGACCGGCCTGCCCGGTTACGCGCAGCCGACGACGAACAACACGGGCGGCTGGACGCTGACCGCCATGGCGTACACGTACGGTGGCCGGATCGAGAAGGAAGAGGGCGGAAAGCAGGTCGCGGCCTTCAACGACACACCGGTGCAACAGGCGCTGGACTGGCTCAAGGCGCTCCGCTGGCAGGACAATTCCATGGGCACCCAGCAGCTTCGGGACGCGGGCGAGATCCAGAAGTCGTTCTCGGCGGGCCGTATCGGCATGATGATGGCCACACCGAGCACCTATGTCGACCACATCACCAAGTACAACGGCGACCCGAAGATCTACGGTGTCGCCGCGCTGCCTTCGGCGAGCCGGTCGGCCACCATGCTGGGCGGCAAGATGGCCGTGATCAATCCCAAGGCCAGTCCCGCCCAGCGCGAAGCAGCGGTGAAGTGGATCGACTACTACTACCTCAGGGCGAAGCACGACCCGGCGGAGGCGGGCACGCGGGCGAAGGCGGAGGCCGCCGACGGGATCCCGGTGGGCACGCCGACCGTTCCCCTCTACCAGCCCGCCGTCAGCGGACCCGTCGACGAGGCCAGAAACGAGCACGCCACCGTCCCGCTCGAGAACTTCGAGCCCTTCATCAACGGGGTGAAGCAGCAGGAGTTCGTCGTCGAGCCCGCGGTGGCCGCCCAGGACGTGTACGCCGCGCTGGACACCGCAGTTGCGGCCGTACTCACCCGCAAGAGCGCAGACCCCCAGGCCGAGTTGGACAAGGCGGAGAAGAAGGCCGTCCCCGCACTGGAGCGAGCCCAGCGATGA
- a CDS encoding carbohydrate ABC transporter permease, with translation MTIVQPARGAPAPPEAKQPGTTRPGRRHLGLASLRRPGRRGFGLASLLFLLPLLLLFGCFAWWPIGQSVILGFQETDLVNEPTWVGLDNFHFLFSDPLLWTTLRNTAWFVLLSLVIGFPVPIMLAMLVTELRRLGGIFRVLVYLPVVVPPVVALMLWRWFYDPDFGLFNQVLGSIGLGPYPWLQSTASAMPSLVLSATWAHAGSTTLIYMAALSSVPADLYEAAELDGASIRRRIWHVTLPQLRGVILIMLLLQIIGTFQVFTEPFILTDGGPEDSTVSILLLIYRYAFLNGDYGTAAALSVLLALALAVLSAVYLRLTRKWSTS, from the coding sequence ATGACCATCGTCCAGCCGGCCCGTGGCGCCCCTGCGCCCCCGGAGGCGAAACAGCCGGGCACCACCCGGCCGGGCCGCCGCCATTTAGGCCTTGCCTCGTTGCGCAGGCCGGGCCGCCGGGGCTTCGGCCTCGCCTCGCTGCTCTTCCTGCTGCCGCTGCTGTTGCTCTTCGGCTGCTTCGCATGGTGGCCGATCGGCCAGAGCGTCATCCTCGGCTTCCAGGAGACCGATCTGGTCAACGAGCCCACCTGGGTCGGGCTGGACAACTTTCACTTCCTGTTCTCCGACCCCCTGTTGTGGACCACGCTCCGCAACACCGCCTGGTTCGTCCTCCTGTCCCTGGTCATCGGGTTTCCGGTACCCATCATGCTGGCGATGCTGGTCACGGAGCTGAGACGGCTGGGCGGGATCTTCCGGGTGCTGGTCTATCTGCCCGTGGTCGTCCCGCCGGTGGTCGCGTTGATGCTCTGGCGCTGGTTCTACGACCCGGATTTCGGGCTCTTCAACCAGGTCCTCGGCTCCATCGGCCTCGGCCCGTACCCCTGGCTGCAGTCGACGGCCTCCGCGATGCCGAGCCTGGTGCTGTCAGCCACGTGGGCGCACGCGGGCAGCACCACTCTGATCTACATGGCTGCGCTGTCCAGCGTGCCGGCCGATCTGTACGAGGCCGCCGAGCTGGACGGCGCATCGATCCGGCGGCGCATCTGGCACGTGACGCTGCCGCAGCTGCGCGGCGTCATCCTGATCATGCTGCTGCTCCAGATCATCGGCACGTTCCAGGTCTTCACCGAGCCCTTCATCCTCACCGACGGCGGACCGGAGGACTCGACCGTGAGCATCCTGCTGCTGATCTACCGGTACGCGTTCCTCAACGGTGACTACGGGACCGCCGCCGCGCTCAGCGTGCTGCTCGCGCTGGCGCTGGCCGTGCTGTCCGCCGTCTACCTGCGCCTGACCCGCAAGTGGAGCACATCATGA
- a CDS encoding carbohydrate ABC transporter permease, with the protein MSDDDGSRGVISPADRRRPSVRWTLRISQPVILVAVAIAGLGPILWTVKGALSPTQEILKDPLRLWPSVLQWGNLPTAWENLRLGRYLLNTAVLVGGSWFFQLLVATCGAYALSVLRPRYGRVVYYAVLATLFIPGTTSLVALYLVVLHLPLTGVSIANTPWAVWLPAGAHAFNVLIMKQFFDSLPRELHEAAQVDGAGPWRLFWQIVMPMSGPIVAVVSLLAVMSAWKEFLWPMIVISAPDAQPLSVALPRLAETTQQNQVIAGMLITIIPPLLLYLVFQRHIVRGIGFTGLKG; encoded by the coding sequence ATGAGCGACGACGACGGATCCCGCGGCGTGATCTCACCGGCCGACCGGCGGCGCCCCTCCGTACGCTGGACCCTGAGGATCTCCCAGCCCGTCATTCTGGTGGCGGTCGCGATCGCCGGCCTCGGACCGATCCTGTGGACGGTCAAGGGCGCCCTGTCCCCCACCCAGGAGATCCTCAAGGACCCACTACGGCTCTGGCCCTCCGTTCTGCAGTGGGGCAACCTCCCCACCGCCTGGGAGAATCTGAGGCTCGGCCGTTATCTGCTCAACACGGCGGTCCTGGTGGGCGGTTCCTGGTTCTTCCAGCTGCTCGTGGCGACCTGCGGCGCATACGCCCTGTCGGTGCTGCGCCCCCGGTACGGCCGTGTCGTCTACTACGCCGTGCTCGCCACGCTCTTCATACCCGGCACCACGTCGCTGGTCGCGCTCTACCTGGTGGTGCTCCACCTGCCGCTCACGGGTGTGTCGATCGCCAACACGCCCTGGGCGGTGTGGCTGCCGGCCGGAGCGCACGCCTTCAACGTACTGATCATGAAGCAGTTCTTCGACAGTCTGCCCCGTGAACTCCACGAGGCGGCGCAGGTCGACGGAGCCGGACCGTGGCGACTGTTCTGGCAGATCGTCATGCCGATGTCCGGCCCGATCGTCGCGGTGGTGTCCCTGCTGGCGGTCATGAGCGCCTGGAAGGAATTCCTCTGGCCCATGATCGTCATCTCCGCCCCCGACGCACAGCCGTTGTCGGTCGCACTGCCGCGACTGGCCGAGACGACTCAACAGAACCAGGTCATCGCGGGGATGCTCATCACGATCATCCCTCCGCTGCTGCTCTACCTGGTGTTCCAGCGCCACATCGTCCGCGGAATCGGTTTCACCGGTCTGAAGGGATGA